In Aptenodytes patagonicus chromosome 22, bAptPat1.pri.cur, whole genome shotgun sequence, one DNA window encodes the following:
- the DDX20 gene encoding putative ATP-dependent RNA helicase DDX20 → MAAPADAAAEGRFRTRDVLVPGGPSDFGSLLLSAPVLAGLEAAGFHRPSPVQLKAIPLGRCGLDLIVQAKSGTGKTCVFSTIALDAVLPESPATQILILAPTREIAVQIHAVITTIGIKMEGLECHVFIGGTPLNQDKIRLKKCHIAVGSPGRIKQLIELDYLNTASIRLFILDEADKLLEEGSFQEQINWIYSSLPANKQMLAVSATYPESLANALTRYMREPTFVRLNPTDPSLIGLKQYYKIVNSHPLPHKTFEEKTQHLQELFSKIPFNQALVFSNLHSRAQHLAEILTSRGFPAECISGSMNQNQRLDAMAKLKQFHCRVLISTDLTSRGIDAEKVNLVINLDVPVDWETYMHRIGRAGRFGTLGLSVTYCCRGEEENVMMKIAQKCNLQLLPLPEPIPPGMMDQFEDGEVEVKPVTHTGTSVNSDTVCLRPEEPVLQPVQNSFSEVPQPLSNLPGDNSSVERPKKALKQKQIKKCADSAITEKGSRNPQTSSCHTERRNQVKTVSRTDGQRNTQSPDEEALKKNLPRIPCLSSFKNQQNNPWNFSEFVEDYEYFIKEGLEREVEILRSYSGPGEQCELPRNGGVEWKEAERNTEMVANGVVSGDSDGSYSSRASSNSRENNSCFEAFSDTQKNAVPTMHQGHAGFCPAPEKPQELSQVPKQNQVKKKVLKQNAKQKKSHCHQFPSPSPRKTEDECSCSSWDDGVPYEAWSYKNYWKSYYQAWQNYYAAVSHYRKSYRQFNWMNAYHVNSVYLQELLKSGD, encoded by the exons ATGGCGGCGCCCGCGGACGCGGCGGCTGAGGGGCGGTTCCGCACGCGCGACGTGTTGGTGCCCGGCGGCCCGTCCGACTTCGGGTCGCTGCTGCTGTCGGCGCCGGTGCTGGCGGGGCTGGAGGCGGCTGGGTTCCACAGGCCGTCGCCGGTCCAGCTGAAGGCCATCCCGCTGGGGCGCTGCGGCCTGG ATCTCATCGTGCAGGCCAAGTCTGGCACTGGCAAAACCTGCGTGTTCTCCACCATCGCCCTGGACGCCGTGCTGCCGGAGAGCCCCGCCACGCAG ATTCTGATCTTGGCTCCTACACGAGAGATTGCTGTGCAGATTCATGCTGTAATCACGACTATTGGAATAAAAATGGAAGGCTTGGAATGCCACGTCTTCATTGGAGGTACTCCTTTGAACCAGGACAAAATCAGACTAAAGAAGTGCCACATAGCAGTTGGCTCCCCAG GTCGAATAAAACAGCTCATAGAGTTGGACTACTTGAATACAGCCAGTATCCGGCTTTTCATTCTTGATGAAGCAGACAAGCTTCTAGAAGAAGGCAGCTTTCAGGAGCAAATcaa TTGGATTTACTCTTCACTGCCAGCCAATAAACAGATGCTTGCTGTTTCAGCTACTTATCCTGAATCATTAGCTAATGCTTTGACCAGGTACATGAGAGAGCCAACATTTGTGAGGTTGAACCCTACTGATCCAAGTCTCATTG GGCTGAAGCAGTATTACAAGATTGTGAATTCCCATCCACTTCCACATaaaacatttgaggaaaaaacccagcaccTACAGGAGTTGTTCAGCAAGATTCCATTTAATCAAGCCTTAGTCTTCTCAAATTTGCATAGCAG GGCTCAACATCTAGCTGAAATACTAACATCCAGAGGCTTTCCTGCTGAGTGCATTTCGG GCAGCATGAATCAAAATCAACGACTTGATGCTATGGCTAAATTAAAGCAATTCCACTGTAGAGTTCTGATTTCCACAGACTTG ACATCTCGCGGAATTGATGCTGAAAAAGTGAATCTGGTTATCAACCTGGATGTGCCTGTAGACTGGGAAACGTACATGCATCGTATTGGCAGAGCTGGGCGCTTTG GAACTCTAGGCTTATCTGTGACATACTGCTGCCGCGGAGAGGAGGAAAACGTGATGATGAAAATTGCTCAGAAATGTAATCTTCAGCTTCTTCCTCTACCAG AGCCTATACCTCCTGGAATGATGGATCAATTTGAAGATGGGGAGGTAGAAGTCAAACCTGTTACACATACAGGTACTTCAGTGAATTCTGACACTGTGTGTCTTAGACCAGAGGAACCGGTACTGCAGCCTGTCCAAAATAGTTTTTCGGAGGTACCTCAGCCTCTTTCTAATCTTCCGGGTGATAATTCTTCTGTAGAAAGGCCAAAAAAGGCTCTGAagcaaaagcagattaaaaagtgCGCAGATTCTGCAATTACAGAAAAAGGTAGCAGAAACCCCCAAACTTCCAGTTGCCATACAGAACGGAGGAATCAAGTCAAAACTGTCTCCAGAACGGATGGACAACGTAACACTCAGTCTCCAGATGaggaagccttaaaaaaaaatcttcccagaaTTCCATGCTTGTCTTCTTTCAAAAACCAGCAGAACAACCCCTGGAACTTCTCAGAGTTTGTTGAAGACTATGAGTATTTCATTAAAGAAGGGTTGGAGAGAGAGGTCGAAATTTTAAGAAGCTATTCAGGCCCAGGAGAACAATGTGAGCTCCCCAGAAATGGTGGTGTAGAGTGGAAAGAGGCAGAACGTAACACTGAGATGGTAGCAAACGGCGTTGTGTCTGGTGACAGTGATGGTTCGTACAGTTCCAGGGCTTCCTCCAATAGTAGGGAAAATAACTCGTGCTTTGAAGCATTTTCAGATACACAGAAGAATGCTGTTCCCACAATGCATCAGGGTCATGCAGGCTTCTGTCCTGCACCAGAGAAGCCTCAGGAGCTATCACAAGtcccaaagcaaaaccaagtgaaaaagaaagttctGAAACAAAACgctaaacaaaagaaaagccattGCCATCAATTCCCTAGTCCTTCCCCAAGAAAAACTGAAGATGAGTGCTCCTGCAGCTCTTGGGATGATGGTGTTCCATATGAGGCTTGGAGTTATAAAAACTACTGGAAATCTTATTATCAGGCATGGCAAAACTACTATGCTGCGGTGTCTCACTATAGGAAAAGTTACAGACAATTTAACTGGATGAATGCCTATCATGTCAACTCGGTCTATCTTCAGGAACTGCTGAAAAGCGGTGATTGA